The genome window agagacaaacagcagcaacataCTGTAAATACAGCCTCTTTAAAAAATGAGTTTAAAATGAGTCATGAACACAGTAAAGTTAAGAAGAGGTGAGGAATGGAATCACAACTTGGCTTTGCAGAAGTTTGATGATGTTTAAGGCACAATTttgcagtgatgacgatgatgaagaaggACAGATTCTCCAAACCGAATGCGCAAAACATGGGAAGATAAAACAGATGGTTCTGCACATGTGATTAGAAATGTCTGAGACAGAAACCAATAAATCGTGTTTATATCCCCACAGATTTCCCACTGTCACTGTCCCCTCTGCCTTTAAGGGGCTGGCTTCTTAAAAACCAGAGAGATGCCGCGGTTGTTGTCCGGGTGACTTGACGGTGTCAGACCGCTTATCGTGCGTCTTTTTCCCGGTAGAAAAGACAACAGCTTGGACCGGTAGTGATCCCCAGCCAGGAAATAAAGGATTGGATCGATGCAGCTGTTGACGCTCGCCAGTGGCCTGGTGATTTTGTATGTAAAGTTGACGATGTTGAGGACTTCACATTTGAAACCCAACACACGGGAGGCGTAGTAGAGGGTCCGCGTGACGTGAAACGGTACGAAACTCACAGCAAATACCACCAACACCACAACGATGAGCTTGATGGACTTCCGTCGAGAGGCGGCGCCCTGCTCGCCGGACGACAACCCCCGTCTGGGCCGGCGGAGCGCCCTCGCCATCAAGCAGTAACACACCACGATGACCAGGAAGGGGACGCCAAACAGGAGCATCATGACTACGGAGCTGTAGTCAACATACTCGTCGAAGGACTCCTGGCTGGTCGTGTCATGGCACAGCGTGTCGTTGTCTCTCCTGGAAGTAGTGACGAAGATGAGGTTGGGCACCAGACACACGCTCACCACGCCCCACACCATGCCGCACACCAGATGGGCGTGGCGGGACTTCACCAGGGTCATGGCCTTTATGGGGTGGCAGATGCCCACGTATCGATGCACGCTGATGCAGGTGAGAAAGAGGATGCTGCAGTAGAGGTTGGCGTAAAACAGAAAGCGGACGATCTTGCAGGCGGCCAATCCGAAGGGCCAGTGGCTGCGGTTGGCATAGTAGTAGATGAGGGTGGGCAGGGAGAGGACGTACAGGAAGTCCGACAGGGCGAGGTGGAACATGTAGACTGTACTCGGGTTCCACGGACGCATCCTCAGGAACAAGCACAAAGCCATGGCATTGAGCACAAAGCCAAACACGAACACCAGACCGTAGGACACGGGCAGCAGGACGTATTTGAACTCCTCATTGAAGCGGCAGCCCGAGTCGAAGCCCGAGGCGAACGCCGTCGTTTGGTTGATGTTGGCTGCTTCCATGATGAAGTGCTGAAGTCCCAAAGACAGGCGACGGGCCAAACCTTTAAAAGGAAGAAGCACGAATGGAGGTTAATTCAAACTAAACAGAGACTCCCGGAAGAAGGTTGGAccggtccatgaggaggaggattacagCTGTAATCTAGAGACCGATGAGGGACGCAACAGTGATGATTGCGCTAAAAATATAGTCTGCTCCAGTTGTGTTGAGAAACTTGTTGTTGCTTCTGAAATGGTTTTTGCGAGTGATTGAATAAAGAGCATCATGAAAAGTTAAGGGACAAAATAAAGGTTGTTATTTTC of Brachionichthys hirsutus isolate HB-005 unplaced genomic scaffold, CSIRO-AGI_Bhir_v1 contig_840, whole genome shotgun sequence contains these proteins:
- the LOC137916575 gene encoding P2Y purinoceptor 4-like, producing the protein MEAANINQTTAFASGFDSGCRFNEEFKYVLLPVSYGLVFVFGFVLNAMALCLFLRMRPWNPSTVYMFHLALSDFLYVLSLPTLIYYYANRSHWPFGLAACKIVRFLFYANLYCSILFLTCISVHRYVGICHPIKAMTLVKSRHAHLVCGMVWGVVSVCLVPNLIFVTTSRRDNDTLCHDTTSQESFDEYVDYSSVVMMLLFGVPFLVIVVCYCLMARALRRPRRGLSSGEQGAASRRKSIKLIVVVLVVFAVSFVPFHVTRTLYYASRVLGFKCEVLNIVNFTYKITRPLASVNSCIDPILYFLAGDHYRSKLLSFLPGKRRTISGLTPSSHPDNNRGISLVFKKPAP